From a single Acidobacteriota bacterium genomic region:
- a CDS encoding RNA-binding S4 domain-containing protein: MRLDLYLKASRLVIRRPLVRELCEAGKILVNDSPGKPGKDVHTGDRIKLIRAGTIVEVEITAVPTTKQVSKTDATGLYRTISEEPFERDLL; encoded by the coding sequence ATGCGGCTCGATCTATATCTAAAAGCCAGCCGATTGGTGATCCGCCGGCCATTGGTCCGAGAGCTCTGCGAGGCCGGAAAGATCTTGGTGAACGATTCACCCGGAAAGCCGGGGAAGGACGTTCACACCGGCGACCGGATAAAGCTTATCCGGGCCGGTACGATTGTGGAGGTCGAGATCACTGCGGTCCCGACGACCAAGCAGGTCTCGAAAACGGATGCGACCGGGCTTTATCGGACGATATCTGAGGAGCCGTTCGAACGCGACCTACTTTAG
- a CDS encoding peptidylprolyl isomerase produces MNRYLSAFVAAFMVFAAAGTALAQETEERVVDEVIAQVNEGVITLSRVKQEIKSLVDAGVEQGKTREVAEQELAGKKGELIAGLINEELILQRGKELNIDREVEQSVNQRFLQIMEQNKLKTLDALYAEMRRNGVNPDDIRELWRRQVTRELVIQQDVQRKVYWETTPRELQEYFNKNKERFTKPETVTLSEIFLGFAGRSEGAVRQRATDIVQQLRGGADFLKTVGETSDRPNAAASGGKLEEYRLADLDAKFAKAIEGKKVGEYTDPIEIDQIGVVILRVDARSAASNESRFDENAVRMAILQEKLPEANKKFYAKLREDAYIKINDQYRPEVAPILYAEERTTTRSDN; encoded by the coding sequence ATGAATCGATATCTTTCCGCATTTGTTGCAGCATTTATGGTGTTCGCGGCCGCCGGCACGGCTCTCGCTCAGGAGACCGAGGAACGCGTGGTCGATGAGGTCATTGCCCAGGTCAATGAAGGCGTAATCACTCTCTCGAGGGTTAAGCAGGAGATAAAGTCACTGGTAGATGCGGGCGTCGAACAGGGCAAAACGCGTGAGGTGGCCGAACAGGAACTCGCTGGAAAAAAGGGCGAACTCATCGCCGGGCTGATAAATGAGGAGCTTATTCTCCAACGCGGCAAGGAACTGAATATTGACCGTGAGGTGGAGCAATCGGTGAACCAGCGTTTTCTTCAGATCATGGAGCAGAACAAGCTGAAAACGCTTGACGCACTGTACGCCGAAATGCGGCGCAACGGAGTCAATCCGGACGACATCCGCGAACTGTGGCGGCGGCAGGTGACCCGTGAACTGGTGATCCAACAGGATGTTCAACGCAAGGTCTACTGGGAAACGACGCCGCGCGAACTGCAGGAGTATTTCAACAAGAATAAAGAGCGGTTCACCAAGCCGGAAACCGTTACGCTCAGCGAGATCTTTCTTGGGTTTGCCGGCCGCTCGGAAGGTGCAGTTCGTCAAAGGGCGACCGATATAGTTCAGCAGCTTCGCGGCGGTGCGGATTTCCTTAAGACGGTCGGCGAGACCTCTGACCGGCCAAATGCTGCGGCGAGCGGCGGAAAGCTTGAGGAATACCGGTTAGCGGACCTTGACGCGAAGTTTGCGAAAGCGATCGAGGGCAAAAAGGTCGGCGAATATACAGACCCGATCGAGATCGATCAGATCGGCGTTGTGATCCTCCGGGTCGATGCCCGTTCAGCGGCCAGCAATGAAAGCCGTTTCGATGAGAATGCGGTGCGCATGGCGATCCTTCAAGAAAAGCTTCCCGAGGCCAACAAGAAATTTTACGCCAAGCTTCGCGAGGACGCATACATTAAGATCAACGATCAGTACCGGCCCGAAGTTGCTCCGATACTTTATGCCGAAGAGCGGACCACAACACGTTCGGACAACTAG
- the mfd gene encoding transcription-repair coupling factor — MSKKDRETFEGLVDAIRGGTNAVCLSGLTSIPAKAYFAAQLRKAIGRPVVIVTPETRDLETWNANLAFFADQFGGTNDSIVVFPAFETDPYSGASPHPDTERLRAETLWRLASETPDILVTSATALAARIVSPAEVAESGCKLQLGSEYPPEKLTHRLVAAGYVREDPVTSVGQYSIRGGIIDIWPPDRDLPVRLDFFGDEVDSIRSFDPATQLSTGKLNAVDLAPMRELAAEPDDMRLWAAEAEERFTSPELARGLSDRLAFAEHGETFSGWEFLFPLIRPLRSSILDHLDKHILLIDEPVFAEAAIEELYANTARHFAESAASGQIGLRPDELFFDPEHLRELVGRSPRLEMRALGLAAAATDENHSLPQSSDAAAPLFLFPPAAVKAEAALHAPPARQFNGDIKAFVEELKQRRSASMVAATHGMAERIEEILREYSIDAPAGTVRIGSLTGGFSVAEEGIDLITEAEIFGNTIRPQPSVRSSGTGGKRRVGAFISDFRDLKQGDYVVHIDHGIGRFEGLQTITSPAGEREFMLLVYAEDTKLFVPVERLDLVSRYASGESVSPTLDKLGGIGWQKTKAKAKRAMRDMADELLKLYAERKLVTGYAFSPDAPWQHEFEDAFPYELTPDQAKAIADVKEDMQSPRPMDRLIVGDVGYGKTEVAMRAAFKAVMDGKQVAILAPTTILAYQHFESFTKRFAAFPVKTELLSRFRSKAEQADVVAEAEKGEVDVLIGTHRILSNDVKLPKLGLVVVDEEQRFGVGHKEKLKQLRKKVDVLTLSATPIPRTLNMSLMGIRDMSIIETPPRDRLAINTQVVQFGESVIRSAIELEMARKGQVFFIHNRVETIDSIGALIQKIVPAARIAIGHGKMNEKQMEQVMLDFVDFKYDVLVATTIIENGIDIPRANTILMNRADNYGLSQLYQLRGRVGRSDRRAYAYLLIPSELELTPIARRRLAAIREFSDLGAGFRIAALDLELRGAGNLLGGQQSGHLDALGFDLYTRMLERTVAELRGEEVEDETPVNINLGIDLAIPHEYISETSQRLRTYKRISAAASGEDISQIRNEIEDRYGRLPDPVESLLAFTSLRRLAESMRVVSIDRVAEGAAVKLSQNAKVNPDALMSMVENGEDVSFSPSGILRFPLNGLEPVSVVRHVLESIRG, encoded by the coding sequence ATGAGTAAGAAAGATCGGGAAACTTTTGAAGGCCTTGTTGACGCGATCCGCGGCGGCACAAATGCCGTTTGCCTCTCGGGGCTGACGTCGATCCCGGCAAAGGCTTATTTCGCCGCCCAATTGCGAAAGGCCATCGGGCGTCCGGTGGTGATAGTTACGCCCGAGACGCGCGACCTCGAGACGTGGAATGCAAATCTCGCCTTCTTTGCGGACCAATTTGGCGGAACCAACGATAGCATCGTGGTCTTCCCGGCCTTTGAGACCGACCCATATTCCGGTGCCTCGCCGCATCCGGACACCGAACGGCTGCGGGCAGAAACGCTCTGGCGGCTTGCGTCTGAAACACCCGACATTCTCGTCACATCCGCGACCGCTTTAGCCGCACGTATCGTCTCGCCGGCCGAGGTCGCCGAGTCCGGATGCAAGCTCCAACTCGGGAGCGAATATCCGCCGGAAAAATTGACGCACAGGCTCGTCGCTGCTGGATACGTTCGCGAAGATCCGGTGACGTCGGTCGGGCAATATTCCATTCGCGGCGGCATTATCGATATTTGGCCGCCGGACCGCGATCTTCCCGTTCGCCTCGATTTCTTCGGCGATGAGGTCGATTCGATCCGGAGCTTCGACCCCGCGACTCAGCTCTCGACCGGAAAACTCAACGCCGTAGATCTCGCCCCGATGCGTGAACTCGCCGCCGAGCCGGACGACATGCGGCTCTGGGCCGCCGAGGCCGAGGAGCGTTTCACTTCGCCTGAGCTTGCCCGCGGCCTTAGCGACCGGCTCGCATTTGCCGAGCACGGCGAGACGTTCTCAGGCTGGGAATTTCTTTTTCCCCTGATCCGCCCGCTCCGCTCGAGCATTCTCGACCACCTCGATAAACACATTCTGCTCATCGATGAACCCGTCTTTGCCGAAGCTGCGATCGAAGAGCTCTACGCAAACACCGCCCGGCATTTTGCCGAGTCGGCCGCTTCCGGCCAGATCGGGCTTCGTCCGGACGAGCTTTTCTTTGATCCCGAACATCTCCGCGAGCTTGTCGGACGCAGTCCGCGGCTTGAGATGCGGGCACTCGGGCTCGCTGCCGCCGCAACCGACGAGAACCATTCGCTGCCTCAATCAAGTGATGCCGCGGCCCCGCTTTTTCTTTTTCCTCCAGCGGCTGTCAAAGCCGAGGCGGCTCTCCACGCTCCGCCGGCCCGCCAATTCAATGGCGATATCAAGGCATTCGTTGAAGAGCTAAAGCAGCGTCGCTCGGCATCAATGGTGGCGGCGACACACGGCATGGCCGAGAGGATCGAGGAGATCCTTCGCGAATACAGCATTGACGCTCCCGCGGGAACGGTCCGCATCGGCAGCCTTACCGGCGGGTTTTCGGTTGCGGAAGAAGGCATCGACCTGATCACCGAGGCTGAGATCTTTGGCAACACCATCCGCCCGCAGCCTTCGGTTCGCTCGAGCGGTACGGGCGGCAAGCGTCGCGTCGGCGCGTTCATTTCGGATTTTCGCGATCTCAAACAAGGCGACTACGTTGTTCACATCGACCATGGCATCGGCCGGTTCGAAGGGCTGCAGACCATTACCTCACCGGCGGGCGAACGCGAGTTCATGCTGCTCGTTTACGCTGAAGATACGAAGCTTTTTGTTCCGGTCGAACGGCTCGATCTGGTCTCGCGGTATGCCTCCGGCGAATCGGTCTCGCCGACGCTCGACAAGCTCGGTGGGATCGGCTGGCAAAAGACAAAGGCCAAGGCAAAGCGGGCGATGCGCGACATGGCCGATGAGCTTCTCAAGCTATATGCCGAACGCAAGCTCGTCACGGGCTACGCATTTTCGCCCGATGCTCCGTGGCAGCATGAATTTGAGGATGCCTTTCCATACGAGCTGACGCCGGACCAGGCGAAGGCGATCGCGGACGTCAAAGAAGATATGCAATCGCCGCGGCCGATGGACCGGCTGATAGTCGGCGATGTTGGATACGGCAAGACCGAGGTGGCCATGCGTGCGGCATTCAAGGCCGTGATGGACGGCAAACAGGTCGCGATCCTCGCACCGACGACCATCCTTGCTTATCAGCATTTTGAGTCATTCACCAAGCGGTTTGCGGCGTTTCCGGTCAAGACCGAATTGCTCTCGCGGTTTCGGTCGAAGGCGGAGCAAGCTGACGTCGTCGCCGAGGCTGAAAAGGGCGAGGTCGATGTTTTGATCGGCACGCATCGGATTCTTTCAAACGACGTCAAGCTCCCGAAGCTCGGGCTCGTCGTCGTCGATGAGGAACAGCGGTTCGGCGTCGGCCACAAGGAAAAGCTCAAGCAGCTCCGCAAGAAGGTTGATGTCCTGACCTTATCCGCAACGCCGATCCCGCGGACGCTGAATATGTCTCTGATGGGCATCCGCGACATGTCCATCATCGAAACGCCGCCGCGTGACCGGCTCGCGATCAATACGCAGGTCGTGCAGTTTGGCGAGAGCGTCATCCGTTCGGCGATCGAGCTCGAGATGGCACGCAAAGGCCAGGTCTTTTTCATCCACAACCGCGTCGAGACGATCGATTCGATCGGTGCCCTGATCCAGAAGATCGTCCCCGCGGCCCGTATCGCCATTGGCCACGGAAAGATGAACGAGAAGCAGATGGAGCAGGTGATGCTCGATTTCGTAGATTTTAAATACGACGTGCTTGTCGCGACGACCATTATCGAAAACGGCATCGACATCCCGCGGGCGAACACCATTTTGATGAACCGGGCGGACAATTACGGGCTCTCGCAGCTCTATCAGCTCCGCGGCCGAGTCGGGCGATCGGACCGGCGTGCTTATGCTTACCTTCTGATACCTAGCGAGCTTGAACTGACGCCGATCGCACGCCGGCGGCTTGCCGCGATCCGAGAGTTCTCCGACCTCGGTGCGGGCTTTCGCATCGCAGCTCTCGACCTTGAGCTGCGCGGTGCAGGAAACTTGCTCGGCGGGCAGCAGTCAGGCCATCTCGACGCACTCGGTTTCGATCTTTATACGCGTATGCTCGAGCGGACCGTCGCCGAACTCCGCGGCGAGGAGGTCGAAGACGAGACGCCCGTCAACATCAATCTCGGCATCGATCTCGCCATCCCGCACGAATATATTTCTGAAACGTCGCAGCGGCTTCGTACTTATAAGCGGATATCGGCCGCCGCCTCTGGCGAGGATATTTCGCAGATCAGAAATGAGATCGAGGACCGTTACGGCCGCCTGCCGGACCCGGTCGAGTCGCTGCTCGCGTTCACTTCGCTTAGGCGTTTGGCCGAATCGATGCGTGTAGTTTCGATCGACCGCGTTGCCGAAGGGGCAGCAGTTAAGCTCAGCCAGAATGCAAAGGTGAACCCCGATGCACTTATGTCGATGGTCGAAAACGGCGAGGATGTAAGCTTTTCGCCTTCCGGGATCCTGCGTTTTCCGCTCAATGGGCTCGAGCCGGTTTCGGTCGTTCGCCACGTCCTTGAGTCGATACGCGGTTAA
- a CDS encoding mechanosensitive ion channel, giving the protein MQQVLADKLDPISRFLNYNLFAIGNSQITPLSIVYILAFTLLLIYLSSKLRSVLIDRVLTRTRLDMGAREAIGTIVRYIAFVIGFLVLLQTIGIDLTTLNVLAGAIGIGVGFGLQNVANNFISGLIILFERPIKVGDRIEVDDVHGEVTHIGARSTTIRTNDNIAIIVPNSKFISENVINWSLEGGSIRFKVPVGVAYDSDLELVERLLVEAANENEDVMASPPPSVRLLEFGDNSLNFELRAWSSARLHRPGLFLSNLNFAIIKKFREHGVEVPFPQREVNIRGGVEVKEKAHAAEGS; this is encoded by the coding sequence ATGCAGCAAGTACTTGCCGATAAGCTTGATCCGATCTCCCGGTTCCTGAACTACAACCTGTTTGCTATCGGCAATTCTCAGATCACGCCGCTCAGCATTGTTTATATACTCGCGTTCACGCTGCTTCTTATCTATCTTTCCTCAAAGCTCCGCAGCGTGTTGATCGACCGCGTGCTTACGCGGACGCGGCTCGATATGGGTGCCCGCGAGGCCATCGGGACCATTGTCCGCTACATCGCCTTCGTCATCGGTTTCCTGGTGCTCCTGCAAACGATCGGTATCGACCTGACGACGCTTAACGTGCTCGCGGGTGCCATTGGTATCGGTGTCGGTTTTGGCCTGCAGAATGTTGCAAATAATTTCATCAGCGGACTGATCATCCTTTTCGAGCGGCCGATCAAGGTCGGCGACCGCATCGAGGTCGATGACGTCCACGGCGAGGTCACGCACATCGGAGCCCGCAGCACGACCATCCGGACGAACGACAACATCGCGATCATCGTCCCGAATAGCAAATTTATCTCTGAGAACGTTATCAACTGGAGCCTCGAGGGCGGCTCCATTCGGTTCAAGGTTCCGGTTGGTGTTGCATACGACTCGGACCTTGAGCTGGTCGAGCGGCTGTTGGTCGAGGCTGCGAATGAGAATGAGGACGTGATGGCCAGCCCGCCGCCCTCGGTCAGGCTTCTTGAATTCGGCGACAACTCGCTCAACTTCGAGCTTCGCGCATGGAGCAGTGCACGGCTCCATCGCCCCGGCCTTTTCCTTAGCAACCTTAATTTTGCGATAATCAAGAAGTTCCGCGAACACGGTGTTGAAGTGCCCTTCCCGCAACGGGAGGTCAATATCCGTGGTGGCGTTGAAGTGAAAGAAAAAGCTCACGCCGCAGAAGGATCGTAG
- a CDS encoding lysine--tRNA ligase — MNITSFDEIIEQNDQTAARREHLEKLRELVGNPYPNKFARSRLSGDEDTIKRLLAHPPIAEINAEMHAVVASLGEGERPPAEKKDALNERLKALGNVRIAGRMAVPPRVMGKAAFVHLSDGISRLQVYLRKQDAVAISNATGEAIQEEGKAWAVFGYLDHGDFIGVEGYLFITNTGELSVHVEKLQFLAKAMLPMPDKMHGIADPEIRQRQRYADLIASSLQVKSEPPASAGGQELTTREVFERRAKLISSIRRYLEDHGYIEVETPMLTPKATGAAAKPFVTHHNALDIDLYARIAPELYLKRLVVGGFEKVYELNRNFRNEGISYKHNPEFTMLEFYCAYMDVNGMMDFCEELLRESVKKATGGLVIEYEGKTIDFSNFRRLSMAEAVSEPGAEATGLSDAALLEQFENDVEHTLTQPTFIIDFPKSISPLSKASPENPQIAERFELFINGMEVANGFSELNDPQEQYDRFADQMKARESGDEEAMVLDEDYIRALSYGMPPAAGIGIGIDRLSMLLTNKHSIRDVIIFPHMRPERRSATEDTESTESTESTESTESTE, encoded by the coding sequence ATGAACATAACCTCATTTGACGAAATAATTGAACAGAACGACCAGACTGCGGCACGACGCGAGCACCTTGAGAAACTTAGGGAGCTGGTCGGCAACCCTTACCCAAATAAGTTTGCCCGGAGCCGGCTGTCCGGCGACGAGGACACGATAAAACGCCTTCTCGCGCATCCGCCGATCGCGGAGATAAACGCAGAAATGCACGCGGTCGTCGCCTCGCTTGGCGAGGGAGAACGGCCGCCGGCTGAAAAAAAGGATGCTCTAAATGAGCGGTTAAAGGCGCTTGGCAATGTTCGCATCGCGGGCAGGATGGCCGTCCCGCCGCGGGTGATGGGCAAGGCCGCGTTCGTGCATCTTTCGGACGGCATCTCGCGGCTGCAGGTTTACCTTCGCAAGCAGGACGCCGTCGCCATCAGCAACGCGACCGGCGAAGCGATCCAGGAAGAAGGCAAGGCGTGGGCGGTTTTCGGCTACCTTGATCACGGCGATTTCATCGGCGTCGAAGGCTATCTTTTTATTACCAACACCGGCGAGCTTTCGGTGCATGTAGAGAAGCTCCAATTCCTCGCCAAGGCAATGCTCCCGATGCCGGACAAGATGCACGGCATTGCCGACCCCGAGATCCGCCAGCGGCAGCGATACGCCGACCTGATCGCTTCAAGTTTGCAGGTTAAGTCGGAACCGCCTGCGTCAGCGGGCGGCCAGGAACTTACCACCAGAGAAGTTTTTGAAAGAAGAGCCAAGCTCATCTCCTCGATCCGCCGATACCTCGAAGACCATGGCTATATCGAGGTCGAAACGCCGATGCTGACGCCAAAGGCGACCGGGGCCGCGGCAAAGCCTTTCGTAACGCATCACAACGCGCTCGACATCGACCTTTATGCCCGCATCGCACCAGAGCTCTATCTAAAGCGGCTCGTCGTCGGCGGCTTTGAAAAGGTTTACGAACTCAACCGCAACTTCCGCAACGAAGGCATCTCGTACAAGCACAATCCCGAATTCACGATGCTCGAATTCTACTGTGCTTACATGGACGTCAACGGCATGATGGACTTCTGCGAGGAACTGCTGCGGGAGTCTGTGAAAAAGGCGACCGGCGGGTTGGTGATCGAATACGAAGGAAAGACGATCGACTTCAGCAACTTCCGGCGGCTCTCGATGGCAGAGGCCGTGTCAGAACCCGGAGCGGAAGCGACTGGGCTCTCAGATGCGGCCTTGCTCGAACAATTCGAGAACGATGTTGAACACACGCTCACTCAGCCGACGTTCATTATCGATTTTCCGAAATCCATTTCACCGCTTTCAAAAGCTTCGCCGGAGAACCCGCAGATCGCGGAGCGGTTCGAGCTGTTTATCAACGGGATGGAGGTCGCAAACGGCTTTTCGGAGCTGAACGATCCGCAGGAGCAATACGACCGCTTTGCCGACCAGATGAAGGCCCGCGAAAGCGGTGACGAAGAGGCGATGGTGCTCGACGAAGATTACATCCGTGCACTCTCCTACGGAATGCCGCCCGCCGCGGGCATCGGCATCGGCATCGACCGCCTTTCCATGCTCCTCACCAACAAACACTCCATCCGCGACGTCATCATCTTCCCCCACATGCGCCCGGAGCGAAGATCAGCCACAGAGGACACAGAGAGCACAGAGAGCACAGAGAGCACAGAGAGCACAGAGAGCACAGAGTAA
- a CDS encoding class I SAM-dependent methyltransferase: MLDSNFNQQKAEAFSEGLIDTLNKAAIALGLSIGNRVGLFEAMAGLPASTSQQIADAAGLNERYVREWLGTMVTGKIVTYSPETKTYQLPAEHAAFLTSGGVYNFAASMEFVPILAGVEDKLIESFRNGGGVPYSEYPRFHEAMAAESAQTVVAALEPHIIPLVPGLKEKLEAGIDVLDVGCGSGRAMTVLAEKYPNSRFAGYDFSEEGIARANADAKAKGLTNVRFEVRDAANIGETEAYDLITSFDAIHDQADPAGMLRSINQALRPDGVYLVQDITGSSHLEKNLELPVAPWLYTISCMHCMTVSLAQGGDGLGAMWGEELAEKMMKDAGFTNVQINHLEHDAMNTYYVVTK, translated from the coding sequence ATGTTAGACAGCAATTTTAACCAGCAGAAAGCGGAAGCATTTTCCGAGGGCCTTATCGATACATTGAACAAAGCGGCCATCGCACTGGGCTTGAGCATCGGCAACCGCGTCGGGCTTTTTGAAGCGATGGCGGGATTGCCAGCATCGACCTCACAGCAGATCGCCGATGCCGCCGGGCTCAACGAACGCTACGTTCGCGAATGGCTCGGCACGATGGTGACGGGCAAGATCGTCACCTATTCGCCCGAAACGAAGACCTATCAGCTTCCGGCCGAGCACGCCGCATTCCTGACGAGCGGCGGCGTCTATAACTTCGCGGCTTCGATGGAGTTTGTCCCGATCCTTGCCGGTGTTGAGGACAAGTTGATCGAAAGCTTCCGCAATGGCGGCGGCGTGCCCTATTCGGAATATCCGCGGTTCCATGAAGCGATGGCGGCCGAGAGTGCTCAGACGGTCGTCGCGGCACTTGAACCGCACATTATTCCGCTAGTTCCGGGGTTGAAGGAGAAGCTCGAGGCCGGCATCGACGTGCTCGACGTCGGCTGCGGCTCCGGCCGAGCGATGACGGTCCTCGCCGAGAAGTACCCGAACAGCCGTTTTGCCGGTTACGACTTTTCGGAGGAAGGCATCGCCCGGGCAAACGCAGATGCGAAGGCCAAGGGACTCACGAACGTCCGGTTCGAGGTCCGCGACGCGGCAAACATCGGCGAGACCGAGGCGTACGACCTGATCACGTCGTTCGACGCGATCCACGACCAGGCCGACCCGGCGGGAATGCTCCGGAGCATCAATCAGGCCTTGAGGCCCGACGGAGTTTATCTGGTGCAGGACATCACCGGTTCTTCGCATCTCGAGAAGAACCTCGAGCTGCCTGTCGCTCCGTGGCTTTACACAATTTCGTGTATGCACTGCATGACCGTCTCGCTCGCACAAGGCGGCGACGGGCTCGGAGCGATGTGGGGCGAGGAACTGGCGGAGAAAATGATGAAGGACGCCGGTTTCACAAACGTCCAGATCAACCACCTCGAACACGACGCAATGAACACGTATTACGTCGTGACGAAGTAG
- a CDS encoding DMT family transporter → MKVFVLTTFALTAFAFNSILCRMALGSGEADAAGFTAVRLLSGALVLAAILLLPGKTRNPAKNGNWPSAFFLFAYAIAFSFAYFGLTAATGALILFGCVQITMIAAAVFRGERPALGEWFGVLVAFSGLVYLMLPGLSTPPLASALLMAAAGVAWGFYTLRGKGSTDPLADTAGNFIRSVPMIALAALPFALQIGLTLRGFMLAVLSGAVASGIGYWAWYAALRDLTATRASVLQLSVPAIAALGGFLFLSESADLRLLAAGSLILGGIGLTIFFKPKA, encoded by the coding sequence ATGAAAGTTTTCGTACTGACAACCTTTGCTCTCACCGCCTTTGCGTTCAATTCCATTCTTTGCCGAATGGCGCTCGGCTCGGGCGAGGCCGATGCGGCCGGATTCACGGCGGTCCGTCTGCTTTCCGGAGCTTTGGTTCTTGCCGCGATCCTGCTGCTGCCTGGTAAGACGCGAAATCCGGCGAAAAACGGCAACTGGCCCTCGGCTTTTTTTCTCTTCGCCTATGCCATCGCGTTTTCATTCGCCTATTTTGGGCTGACCGCGGCGACCGGTGCGCTGATCCTTTTCGGCTGCGTGCAGATAACGATGATCGCAGCGGCCGTTTTTCGTGGCGAGCGGCCGGCCTTGGGCGAGTGGTTCGGCGTTCTGGTGGCGTTCTCGGGGCTGGTGTATCTGATGCTGCCGGGTCTTTCGACTCCGCCTTTGGCGAGTGCATTGCTGATGGCGGCGGCGGGCGTTGCCTGGGGCTTTTATACGCTTCGCGGAAAGGGAAGCACCGACCCGCTGGCCGATACGGCCGGAAACTTCATCCGCTCGGTGCCGATGATCGCTCTTGCGGCCTTGCCTTTCGCTCTTCAGATCGGGCTTACGTTGCGGGGATTTATGCTGGCAGTGCTTTCCGGAGCCGTCGCCTCGGGCATCGGTTATTGGGCGTGGTATGCCGCACTTCGCGACCTTACGGCGACGCGGGCTTCGGTGCTTCAGCTCTCGGTGCCGGCGATCGCCGCTCTTGGCGGCTTCCTCTTTCTCTCAGAATCTGCCGATCTCCGGCTGCTCGCAGCGGGCTCGCTGATCCTTGGCGGCATCGGCCTGACCATCTTTTTCAAACCAAAGGCCTGA